One window of Cumulibacter manganitolerans genomic DNA carries:
- a CDS encoding antitoxin has protein sequence MSKLDQILRKAQSFAQRNPDKVAKYAEKAGTFVNKRTQGKYAGQIDGALNRLDAFTGKPRRRPDNDGQAGGSW, from the coding sequence ATGAGCAAGCTCGACCAGATCCTTCGCAAGGCCCAGTCCTTCGCGCAGCGCAATCCCGACAAGGTCGCGAAGTACGCCGAGAAGGCCGGCACGTTCGTCAACAAGCGCACGCAGGGCAAGTACGCGGGCCAGATCGACGGAGCGCTGAACCGGCTCGACGCGTTCACCGGGAAGCCGCGGCGCCGGCCGGACAACGACGGGCAGGCCGGCGGCAGCTGGTAG
- a CDS encoding MFS transporter — MLSLCGLTVSLQQTSLVPALADLHHSLHTTPENVSWIITATLLTSAVSMPIISRLADMFGKRKMLLLCLGLVTVGSLVGALGGSLMVVLIGRALQGASFAIVPVGISVMRDLLPRERIGTAVAVMSATLGIGGSVGMPLGGLVYSHFGVNAVFLLSAVVGVVLIAAILLVVDESTIRSPGRVDYVGSVLLSGALLALLLAISKGATWGWTSGLTLGLFAAAVVLVAIWIPYELRLTQPLVDLRTMARRPVLITNTATVLVGFSMFGQLLGTMQLLTLPEGAGPGFGFTPLGAGLFLLPSGAVMVLLAPVSASISHRFGAKTTLLTGGSLIVVGYAAMMPFSQSVSWLLIGSCVTSAGVALAYAAMPTLIMRAVPVTETASANGLNALLRSIGTSSSSAVVAMVLAAFVVPAGNELVPSASAFLWVFAISGVAAAAGTLVALLLPRHRADLTDEEAFAEIRDPGAAYDPPQVAAERQEIEEEIAAGRARHH; from the coding sequence GTGCTCAGCCTGTGCGGCCTCACGGTGTCGCTACAGCAGACTTCGCTGGTTCCGGCGCTCGCCGACCTGCACCACAGCCTGCACACCACGCCCGAGAACGTCTCGTGGATCATCACCGCGACCCTGCTGACCAGCGCCGTCAGCATGCCGATCATCTCGCGGCTGGCCGACATGTTCGGCAAGCGGAAGATGCTGCTGCTGTGCCTCGGGCTGGTGACCGTCGGCTCGCTGGTCGGCGCGCTGGGCGGCTCGCTGATGGTCGTGCTGATCGGTCGCGCGCTGCAGGGCGCGAGCTTTGCGATCGTGCCGGTCGGTATCAGCGTCATGCGTGACCTGCTTCCCCGGGAACGCATCGGGACGGCGGTCGCGGTCATGAGCGCGACGCTCGGCATCGGTGGCTCGGTCGGCATGCCGCTCGGGGGCCTGGTGTACAGCCACTTCGGGGTGAACGCCGTGTTCCTGCTCAGTGCGGTCGTCGGGGTCGTGCTGATCGCCGCGATCCTGCTCGTCGTGGACGAGTCCACGATCCGCTCGCCCGGCCGGGTCGACTATGTCGGGTCGGTGCTGCTGTCCGGTGCGCTGCTCGCGCTGCTGCTGGCGATCTCGAAGGGCGCCACCTGGGGGTGGACCAGCGGGCTCACCCTGGGGCTGTTCGCCGCGGCCGTCGTCCTCGTCGCCATCTGGATTCCCTACGAGCTCCGGCTGACCCAGCCGTTGGTCGACCTGCGGACGATGGCGCGTCGTCCGGTCCTGATCACCAACACCGCGACCGTGCTGGTCGGGTTCAGCATGTTCGGCCAGCTGCTCGGCACTATGCAGCTGCTGACGCTGCCCGAGGGAGCGGGACCCGGGTTCGGCTTCACCCCGCTCGGGGCCGGGTTGTTCCTGCTGCCGTCCGGGGCCGTCATGGTGCTGCTGGCACCGGTGTCGGCGTCCATCTCGCACCGGTTCGGCGCCAAGACGACGCTGTTGACCGGTGGCTCGTTGATCGTCGTCGGGTACGCGGCGATGATGCCGTTCAGCCAGTCGGTCTCGTGGCTGCTGATCGGCTCGTGCGTGACCAGCGCGGGCGTCGCCCTGGCGTACGCCGCGATGCCGACGTTGATCATGCGCGCGGTACCGGTCACCGAGACGGCCTCCGCCAACGGGCTCAATGCGCTGCTGCGCTCGATCGGCACCTCGTCGTCGTCGGCCGTCGTGGCCATGGTCCTGGCGGCCTTCGTCGTCCCCGCCGGGAACGAGCTGGTTCCTTCGGCGTCGGCGTTCCTGTGGGTCTTCGCGATCTCGGGCGTCGCGGCGGCGGCCGGCACGCTGGTCGCACTGCTGCTGCCGCGGCATCGCGCGGACCTCACCGACGAGGAGGCGTTCGCCGAGATCCGCGACCCGGGTGCGGCGTACGACCCGCCGCAGGTCGCCGCCGAGCGCCAGGAGATCGAGGAAGAGATCGCGGCGGGCAGGGCCCGCCACCACTAG
- a CDS encoding MinD/ParA family ATP-binding protein, giving the protein APAPTARHGAPSTPRSGGVPPVPQQPSAQQPSAQQPSAQRPAPPPGGPVQAPSIVPLDLDQAALVRPRKEAPANGWRRAVYKASFGGINPGISREQSEKNALVERIRTPIRGCHKIAVVSLKGGIGKTTTTSCLGLTLAHYRGDRVVALDANPDAGTLAERLTGVTDVSVRDLLENLEQVQSFTDISRYMSLANRLQVLASDQDAEVSEAFDAEQYTRVTALLSRYYNVILTDSGTGMLHSAMRGTLEAADSLVVVGAPSVDGSSRAAKTLDWLVAHGYGDLVSGAVAVISSVREKSDSVDMEVLRNHFGARCRAVIEIPYDPHLVIGGRIDMSQIRPRTERAYLELAAAVADGFRRPR; this is encoded by the coding sequence GCGCCGGCGCCGACGGCCCGCCACGGGGCGCCGTCCACGCCCCGGTCCGGCGGCGTCCCGCCTGTACCGCAGCAACCGAGCGCCCAGCAACCGAGCGCTCAGCAGCCAAGCGCCCAGCGGCCGGCGCCGCCGCCCGGCGGGCCGGTCCAGGCGCCGTCGATAGTGCCGCTCGACCTCGACCAGGCCGCGCTGGTCAGGCCGCGCAAGGAGGCGCCGGCGAACGGCTGGCGTCGGGCGGTCTACAAGGCTTCGTTCGGAGGGATCAACCCCGGAATCTCCCGCGAGCAGAGCGAGAAGAACGCCCTGGTCGAGCGGATCCGCACGCCGATCAGGGGCTGCCACAAGATCGCCGTCGTGAGCTTGAAGGGCGGCATCGGCAAGACCACCACGACGTCCTGTCTGGGGCTCACGCTGGCGCACTACCGGGGCGACCGGGTCGTCGCGCTCGATGCGAACCCCGACGCCGGGACGCTGGCCGAGCGGCTCACCGGCGTCACCGACGTGTCGGTGCGCGATCTGCTGGAGAACCTCGAGCAGGTCCAGTCCTTCACCGACATCTCGCGGTACATGTCGCTGGCCAACCGCCTGCAGGTGCTCGCCTCCGACCAGGACGCCGAGGTCAGCGAGGCGTTCGACGCCGAGCAGTACACGCGGGTGACTGCGCTGCTGTCGAGGTACTACAACGTGATCCTCACCGACTCCGGCACCGGCATGCTGCACTCGGCGATGCGCGGCACCCTCGAGGCGGCGGACTCGCTCGTGGTGGTCGGCGCGCCGAGCGTCGACGGGTCCTCGCGCGCGGCGAAGACGCTCGACTGGCTGGTCGCGCACGGCTACGGCGATCTCGTCTCGGGTGCCGTGGCGGTGATCTCCTCGGTACGCGAGAAGTCGGACTCGGTGGACATGGAGGTGCTGCGCAACCACTTCGGGGCGCGCTGCCGGGCGGTCATCGAGATCCCGTACGACCCGCACCTGGTCATCGGCGGGCGGATCGACATGTCGCAGATCCGGCCCCGGACCGAGCGTGCCTACCTGGAGCTGGCGGCGGCGGTCGCCGACGGATTCCGCCGCCCCCGCTGA